CTGTCGTTGAGTCCTGCACCGGAACGCGCTGGAAGTTCTATGACAAATACACCCGTAATGATGGCAGTTCTCTTCGTCCTCCCCGTCCTCCACAAGAGTATGAGTTCATGGTGTATCTGAGGCTCCACGGCTTCCCATCCCCCCTTCTGGACTGGACGCGATCATTTTATGTTGCCGCTTTCTTCGCATTCCAGTCTGCAACACCCGATAAACAAGATGAACCCAATGTGGCCATATATGCGTTTAGGGAACACGGCGATCTCGGGAAGAGCTGGGGAAATGAGGCGCACATTGTGGGCTGCGGACCAACTATAACAACCCACAAGCGGCACGTTATCCAGCAAACGGAATTCACTTTCTGCGAGAAGAAGTCGAGCGACCAATACCTCTATTGTAGCCACGAGGAGGCATTCAAAAGAAATGATGAGGACCAAGATATTCTGACCAAGTTTATCATCCCGAAAGCGGAAAGAGCCAAGGTCCTCGATAAACTTCAAATGATGAACATTACAGCATACTCGTTGTTCGGAAGCGAAGAAAGCCTGTTAGCAACCCTAGCGTACGAGGAGATTGAAAGGCGAGAGTTCCGGTGACACCCATGGGGATCGGGGGACGCCCCGCCACGGACGGGTAAACTTCGCCCCGGCCCCAACGGGGCAGCCGCGGTCCGTGGGTGTCACTTCCTGCGGGTCGCGGCCGCAGACGGGTTCTTGCGGGACCGTTTCTTGCACGATCCGGGCGCGAGTTTGCCGTCGGCCAGGACGAGCGGCAGCGCGTCGTCCATCGCGCGAATGTAGTGGAATCGCATCCGCCGGCGGATCTTCGCCGGAATCTCCTCCACGTCCTTTTTGTTCCGCTCCGGCAGAATGACCGTGTCGATGCCGGCGCGCTTCGCCGCCAGCACCTTCTCCTTGATTCCCCCGACGGGCAGCACCAGCCCGCGCAACGTGATCTCGCCCGTCATTGCCACGTCGCTCCGCGTGCTCCGCTTCGTCAGCAGGCTCATCAGGGCGCTGAAGATCGTGATCCCCGCGCTCGGGCCGTCCTTCGGGATCGC
This genomic stretch from Planctomycetota bacterium harbors:
- a CDS encoding FRG domain-containing protein gives rise to the protein MDKVELKTFEEFESKATVLWEDRQKKRKEKGEAFSPVLFRGQERASWKLRTTLERYSTRQYSPEDYYNVVCSVRPVVESCTGTRWKFYDKYTRNDGSSLRPPRPPQEYEFMVYLRLHGFPSPLLDWTRSFYVAAFFAFQSATPDKQDEPNVAIYAFREHGDLGKSWGNEAHIVGCGPTITTHKRHVIQQTEFTFCEKKSSDQYLYCSHEEAFKRNDEDQDILTKFIIPKAERAKVLDKLQMMNITAYSLFGSEESLLATLAYEEIERREFR